The Chionomys nivalis chromosome 20, mChiNiv1.1, whole genome shotgun sequence genome includes a region encoding these proteins:
- the Tex15 gene encoding testis-expressed protein 15 — protein MEMKENDKYKTWKMNPDSESSWPTDGEASSGKKFTIPKIRRTTEKVYLSSCYTNSREYGFIHGTLKQCRLDTSCDLQLTWQFGDTKLVCNEYLEKQFSAKRSEMRENGRHGRELEEHFCFLALPQSDVVEIYQNGLSTRASTLKTLGNPLLGIYMFRHVDVALNYAHSRSTTIENIVIFKVLFGKVKKIQPSFDKNKVSLDPFPNFDCHISRSMPSLKDTIELQAYNSLVYFYEYDFFSKPVDRPRQCLPYATVTVKFIGQKAGNGQLMTSLRFPSTGFPKRLERTCSLNNCTIAKRIGKGKDATVIFEHFRKPVDPFDQENCPCKVPNSERSTSNVDTSSSYGNNFVLREYSRQTDNSSEVRDASQVHTYNSGLSFMSTANTASGDGDLFSVTYLRSILNSISAALPSQSSTSSSTVITSKLIKDPRLMKREQSMRKQSNSADLSDDLPLDKSVGHGNSEVKLTCMPTSSISSPESISADHAVANCSDASCFRFSSESSHCQTHNMGSKDSDCTASSKVAITEQCKEQSTFSFPRYLPNAFSDVGKQTYNEEEAQRAQKRSSFQVLTEQSNGPQNSFESEKNTCCKDSQSHISKASWPSDLSVVFKFGHQMSTVFPIQKKGNIDEYVQNTGMMRTFISPEDSSKHVVSQTWWKETVNSFTNETKSIPIANCIALHQEYKEGENINSLTENCEKIADTPKLQMPKSPISTTKDKNEVDHAALELECNLTPNTGCLSQKHPQYSLERKDNIHTNFAIAQELIELKEIQNNQNLMNIMTDVFQEAKDVPLAREQLVDKVISSDAIDISLDSSGCNIIGEYMSIQREDENEAASLYNIQKDCKESSHIKGNVQDHSLPYNAELSSDLNLKITLQEQRNDENPNEAEEKDGASSSPEYNTTNRNENRKQDFYANIVEMSNTKVEILNSEECTMFNSIWRKKDRPAKAALSECEDSMTAIKQKYTPNDGRSVERLSTFPETEESSVCVASGATKKVVSTTVLTESTNHGDHQKHLKEPEISGLGFVKQGISDCEIDTDKLQDFCHLVNENSVHQTFALGSEIEVELEERNDAPLFQQNIGNNGNDLCEEFETLKSRIDWEGLFGKSYEEMEASSFTRKEDTAECSCVSFSSQKDKREYQNSVFLPDLQVTITNLISLKISPTDDSLESKDNFYKPVTESTEPEANEKRKAFGFGTYSQPFEENLGFSCENKLGNSVQESGHVSISEIAHSSSSSHNTHVNHTPGKPTSDTLSTEPSNVTVISDKSKCSTKSKPDFNDTRNKKDMESRSSKRNQHATSRGQNISHKDLKEHETHEKRRKSTNHDSSERFSSLSQGRIKTFSQSERRIRNVLNILNNEASLCKSKRLSRKLDKAVLHLKKAHRRVHTSLQLISKVGKKRKGPLPKAYAIICNNFWESCDLQGDSLMSERRNSDRHFLSKRRYDKQGEKRLRVDIDESLASVSKHRTYRTNRERIAECLSSEIMSGHVSSSLTTLHVREFCEEEQLHESQSPIPYTSQSISQLEYINSIVRTASSSEPENFSETSEYTLYPDETLTEKEYQTGTQLSKSESHTTWNTKNITKENNSEDKTVICESNSVSLSFLKDNISHSQDKSYDTTFKANTNKLVSVLDSDKPFLNVGICEQVSDGTRNRETIFPVEKCTVLMEITPNIPTGKTANRRNTVPPLSPITVTADEEESSVGENVLFHVKENEVNITKHSKLDVTSVTEESQSCKKNVKKLSFNDSSLLLKENVKGPSKAYMAKYNEEEKMRKIEQVVYPKMVTEGSAVIIGYKHQNKILKEDSFHLHKKIIKNNLTDSCVGIENSTLETTDLKNIFSQLSKRQKAGQIKQLSNNSHSNCPSKSATAGTSDRFVVHENSEVTVSQMKPLSHMEELQESTSHVTELSQILQRADEAASLQVLEEETKVCQNILPLFVEAFERKQECSLDQILISRKLLVEQNLWSNCKLQLKLCAIDTWVELQMAMETIQFIENKKRFFEGEPTFRSLLWYDESLYSELLLRPRGYQLQSIFYPAFQRRLKYNAFCELQRHYYQLIETKKEKTSYYTFLKYKRQMKECEAVMKHHSDCSEFCLSVPFTCGVNFGDSLGDLEALRKSVLKLISTLRDSPKINSYPGKEDHLWIILEMVSSKISFIKSNEEISIKICLYGLEHIYFDAAKSLMWKEKSHSLPRRHSEMNRELEEINECAFSEWKKIYDDLSKDLNNESTPTVGLEESDMIASRQSALVSVPNCKLNTTWLSYPDICCISEILDQAKSADLEKLQDLTLRCTVHLEILKKYFQMLQEDNIDNIFITEENVLDMLNHNHGAVILKPEAIEIYIETVMLSETIHFLKNSIAKKLHNQRFRGMLWFDWSLLPELVGCQEEMASFPLDNNQTDCLWKVIENAISHLKEELGVVCDYSEAVNCSYALRLFSRELKELSGIKRLLNTSEYSVSTYIDVVPHTASVNYGNTVTELEHNYNQLFILLKNIMSVPQKDFGKMVHIIKVLKTIEHMKMISAKDTKLSTRLLFFQMLRNRRNTLQLNRKERMTTPIREPEENSSEPGGSVQTPAAAEYTVRNISSSSKKRPVTADKHEISQGKGNTGAVSNHKKQKVNMKDISRPKTVSENPRTTESHPKDDSLKRDSASPETVKRQSSTPGSFSPSENVQDSCTPKSESKVKLTDSSSDVSEYLTEQHENLNGITKRNVNFSAAETNDKEDRLLVTCDQNDIDVTFSPDSTPAEKLHENPTDHTQICPSDIGARNDSPLVPNASLPTSHPVRAIHSHLEMNDTVFEHEDSEILDLSIKDCTCTSSPEPVCIQEKIPVLQVYQTQPIKTKSPEKYIKDAPNPRTTPFGSYENSAVGVSQTARHTEKGGKSPEVLTQKVGTSWSAPPQSTCTAVYNSPEYSFGTSYPYCAWRFYQYSSSNGTAVTHTYQEMTTYETAPPPMMTAVASAVQNTHFNHSYSEHFGYFAIQPQANACVPGNGYSPSPMPVSYNYQQPVYSQFASHQLVPQAAHPYPPNPGVLPQVPWTYAPWQQDPFPPRRYE, from the exons GTCAGAGATGCGTGAGAATGGAAGACATGGCAGAGAACTGGAAGAACATTTCTGCTTCTTAGCACTTCCTCAGAGTGATGTGGTAGAGATCTACCAGAATGGGCTAAGTACCAGAGCATCCACACTGAAGACACTTGGGAATCCTCTTCTTGGAATTTATATGTTTAGACATGTTGATGTTGCCCTGAATTATGCTCATAGTCGAAGCACTACTATAGAAAATATTGTGATTTTTAAG gttctctttggaaaagtaaagaaaattcaGCCTTCTTTCGAcaaaaacaaagtttctctggATCCTTTTCCTAACTTTGATTGCCATATATCAAGAAGTATGCCTTCTCTTAAAGATACCATTGAGCTGCAAGCCTACAATTCATTG GTGTACTTCTATGAATATGATTTTTTCTCAAAACCAGTAGATAGACCTAGACAGTGCCTTCCATATGCAACAGTAACAGTAAAATTTATTGGTCAAAAGGCAGGTAATGGACAACTTATGACATCACTGAGATTCCCCTCCACAGGATTTCCTAAGAGGCTTG aaagaACATGTTCTCTGAATAACTGTACAATTGCCAAGAGAATTGGAAAAGGGAAAGATGCTACAGTCATCTTTGAGCACTTCAGGAAACCTGTTGATCCATTTGATCAAGAAAATTGTCCGTGCAAAGTACCAAATTCAGAGAGGAGTACTTCCAACGTGGATACTTCTAGTTCTTATGGAAACAATTTTGTGTTGAGAGAAtacagcagacagacagataattcATCAGAAGTTAGAGATGCTTCTcaagtacacacatacaattCAGGTCTTTCTTTCATGTCCACTGCTAACACAGCAAGTGGTGATGGTGACCTATTCAGTGTGACATACCTTCGAagtattttaaatagtatttctgCTGCTCTTCCCTCTCAGAGCAGTACTAGCTCAAGTACAGTTATTACTTCAAAACTTATTAAGGACCCAAGACTGATGAAAAGAGAACAAAGCATGAGAAAACAAAGTAATTCTGCAGATTTAAGTGATGATTTGCCACTTGATAAGAGTGTGGGTCATGGTAATTCAGAAGTAAAACTGACATGTATGCCTACCAGTTCCATCTCTTCACCTGAAAGCATTTCTGCTGATCATGCTGTTGCTAATTGTTCAGATGCCTCTTGCTTCAGATTCTCTTCTGAAAGTTCACACTGCCAGACTCACAATATGGGCTCAAAGGACTCTGACTGTACAGCATCCAGTAAAGTTGCCATTACAGAACAATGTAAAGAGCAAAGCACTTTCTCCTTTCCTCGTTACTTGCCAAATGCATTTTCAGATGTTGGGAAACAAACATACAATGAAGAAGAGGCCCAGAGAGCCCAAAAGAGAAGCAGCTTCCAAGTTTTAACTGAGCAAAGCAATGGGCCACAGAACTCCTTTGAGTCAGAAAAAAATACCTGTTGTAAAGACTCTCAAAGTCACATCTCTAAGGCATCATGGCCTTCAGATTTAAGTGTTGTATTTAAGTTTGGTCACCAGATGTCTACAGTCTTCCCAATccagaaaaaaggaaacatagATGAATATGTGCAAAATACGGGAATGATGAGAACCTTTATCAGCCCAGAAGACAGTTCTAAACATGTAGTAAGCCAAACTTGGTGGAAAGAAACAGTTAATTCTTTTACTAATGAAACTAAGAGTATCCCAATTGCTAATTGCATTGCGTTGCACCAGGAATACAAAGAAGGTGAAAATATTAATTCTTTAACGGAAAATTGTGAAAAAATAGCAGATACTCCTAAATTACAAATGCCCAAATCTCCCATATCTACCACAAAGGATAAAAATGAAGTAGATCATGCAGCATTGGAATTAGAGTGTAATCTTACTCCAAATACAGGGTGCCTTTCACAAAAGCATCCTCAATATTCTTTGGAGCGCAAAGATAATATTCATACAAATTTTGCCATAGCCCAAGAGCTAATAGAattgaaagaaatacaaaataatcagAACTTGATGAACATTATGACTGATGTTTTCCAGGAAGCAAAAGATGTTCCCctggccagagaacaacttgttgATAAAGTGATTTCATCTGATGCCATTGACATATCTCTTGACAGTTCAGGTTGCAACATAATTGGAGAATATATGTCCATCCAGAGGGAAGATGAAAATGAGGCAGCATCATTATATAACATTCAAAAAGACTGCAAAGAGTCTTCTCATATTAAAGGCAATGTGCAGGACCACAGCCTGCCTTATAATGCAGAGTTAAGCTCTGATCTAAACTTGAAAATTACTTTGCAAGAACAAAGAAATGATGAAAATCCAAATGAGGCTGAAGAGAAAGATGGTGCTTCTTCATCTCCAGAGTATAATACAactaacagaaatgaaaataggaAGCAAGATTTTTATGCAAATATAGTTGAAATGAGTAACACCAAAGTAGAAATTCTGAATTCTGAAGAATGTACCATGTTTAACTCaatttggagaaagaaagatagaCCAGCAAAAGCTGCATTATCAGAGTGTGAAGATAGTATGACtgccataaaacaaaaatatacaccAAATGATGGAAGAAGTGTGGAACGCTTGTCCACATTTCCAGAAACTGAAGAGTCTTCAGTGTGTGTAGCTTCAGGTGCTACAAAAAAGGTAGTTAGTACCACTGTTCTTACAGAAAGCACAAATCATGGGGATCATCAAAAACATCTAAAAGAACCTGAGATTTCAGGTTTGGGTTTTGTAAAACAAGGCATTTCTGATTGTGAGATTGATACTGATAAATTACAAGACTTTTGCCATTTGGTAAATGAGAATTCAGTTCATCAAACTTTTGCATTGGGAAGTGAAATTGAAGTAGAACTTGAAGAACGTAATGATGCTCCTTTGTTTCAACAAAATATAGGTAACAATGGAAATGATCTTTGTGAAGAATTTGAGACCCTGAAGTCCCGGATTGATTGGGAAGGCCTATTTGGAAAGAGTTATGAGGAGATGGAAGCCTCGAGTTTTACAAGAAAGGAGGATACTGCAGAATGTagttgtgtttctttctcttcacaaAAAGACAAACGAGAGTATCAGAACTCAGTTTTTCTTCCAGATCTACAAGTTACAATTACCAACTTAATTAGTCTAAAAATCAGTCCCACTGATGATTCCTTAGAgtcaaaagataatttttataaacctgtaactgaatccacagaaccAGAAGCTAATGAAAAGAGGAAAGCTTTTGGATTTGGCACTTATTCCCAACCTTTTGAAGAGAATTTAGGTTTTTCATGTGAAAATAAACTTGGTAATTCAGTACAAGAATCAGGACATGTAAGCATATCTGAAATCGCACATTCTTCCAGCTCGAGTCATAATACACATGTGAATCACACACCTGGAAAACCAACCAGTGACACTTTGTCTACTGAACCATCTAATGTCACAGTAATCAGTGATAAGAGTAAATGTTCCACAAAATCAAAACCTGACTTTAATGACACTAGGAATAAAAAGGACATGGAATCAAGAAGTAGCAAAAGAAACCAGCATGCAACTTCTCGGGGTCAGAACATATCCCATAAAGATTTAAAGGAGCATGAAACTCACGAGAAGAGGAGGAAGTCAACAAATCATGACTCATCTGAACGGTTTTCTTCCCTATCCCAAGGAcgaattaaaacattttcacagtCAGAGAGGCGCATTCGGAATGTACTGAATATTCTGAATAATGAAGCATCTTTATGTAAAAGCAAACGTCTGTCCAGAAAACTGGACAAAGCTGTTCTTCACTTAAAAAAAGCTCATAGAAGAGTTCATACATCTTTGCAGCTTATCTCTAAagtgggaaaaaagagaaagggccCATTACCAAAAGCGTATGCAATAATTTGCAATAATTTCTGGGAAAGTTGTGATCTTCAAGGTGATAGTTTGATGTCAGAAAGAAGAAACTCTGATAGGCATTTTTTATCCAAAAGAAGGTATGACAAACAGGGAGAAAAAAGATTAAGAGTTGACATTGATGAATCATTGGCTTCAGTATCAAAGCACAGAACTTATAgaacaaacagagagagaattgCAGAGTGCCTTTCCAGCGAAATCATGTCTGGCCATGTCTCCAGTAGTCTTACCACGTTGCATGTGAGAGAATTTTGTGAGGAAGAGCAACTTCATGAATCACAGTCACCCATACCCTATACATCGCAGAGTATAAGTCAATTAGAATACATTAATAGCATTGTGAGAACTGCAAGCTCTTCTGAACCTGAGAATTTTTCTGAAACAAGTGAATATACACTTTACCCAGATGAAACACTAACTGAAAAAGAGTATCAAACTGGCACCCAGTTATCTAAGAGTGAAAGCCATACAACATGGAATACTAAGaatataacaaaagaaaataattctgaagATAAAACAGTGATATGTGAAAGTAATTCAGTGTCTTTAAGTTTCCTAAAAGACAACATAAGTCATAGTCAAGACAAAAGTTACGATACAACTTTTAAAGCTAACACTAACAAacttgtttctgttttagacTCAGACAAGCCCTTTTTAAATGTTGGTATCTGTGAACAAGTATCTGATGGTACTAGAAACAGGGAAACAATTTTTCCTGTAGAAAAGTGTACAGTTCTTATGGAGATCACACCAAACATTCCTACAGGAAAAAcagcaaacagaaggaacacaGTTCCTCCATTGTCACCAATTACAGTGACAGCTGATGAGGAAGAGTCTTCTGTGGGGGAAAATGTACTCTTCCATGTGAAGGAGAATGAGGTGAATATTACTAAGCATTCTAAATTGGATGTAACATCAGTAACTGAAGAAAGCCAAAGttgtaagaaaaatgtaaagaaactaTCTTTCAATGATAGTTCTCTGCTCTTAAAAGAGAATGTAAAGGGTCCTTCAAAAGCATATATGGCAAAATACaatgaggaagaaaaaatgagaaaaattgagCAAGTAGTTTACCCAAAAATGGTTACTGAAGGATCAGCTGTTATTATTGGGTACAAACATCAAAATAAGATCCTAAAAGAAGACTCCTTCCACTTacacaagaaaataattaaaaacaacttAACAGATTCTTGTGTAGGCATTGAGAATTCTACTCTAGAGACTACtgatttgaaaaacatttttagtcAGCTTAGTAAAAGACAGAAAGCAGGGCAAATTAAACAACTTAGTAACAACTCTCACTCTAACTGTCCTTCTAAATCAGCCACTGCAGGAACCAGTGATAGGTTTGTTGTACATGAGAACTCTGAAGTCACTGTTTCTCAGATGAAGCCTCTATCACACATGGAAGAATTACAAGAATCCACATCTCATGTAACAGAACTGTCTCAGATTTTACAGAGAGCAGATGAAGCAGCATCTTTGCAGGTGTTAGAAGAAGAGACTAAAGTTTGTCAAAATATTCTCCCTTTGTTTGTTGaagcttttgaaagaaagcaagagtgTTCACTTGACCAAATCCTGATTTCAAGAAAGCTGTTGGTAGAGCAGAACTTGTGGAGTAATTGTAAACTTCAATTGAAACTATGTGCCATTGACACTTGGGTAGAACTGCAGATGGCAATGGAGACTATTCAGttcattgaaaacaaaaaaagattctttGAAGGTGAACCAACATTCCGAAGCCTGCTGTGGTATGATGAGAGTTTGTACAGTGAGCTACTTCTCAGGCCGCGTGGATATCAACTGCAGTCCATTTTCTATCCTGCTTTTCAAAGACGACTAAAATATAATGCATTCTGTGAGTTACAAAGGCATTATTATCAGTTaattgaaacaaaaaaagaaaagacttcatATTATACATTCTTAAAATACAAACGACAAATGAAAGAATGTGAAGCCGTCATGAAACACCATTCTGATTGCTCTGAGTTTTGTCTTTCTGTTCCATTTACCTGTGGAGTTAACTTTGGTGATAGTTTAGGAGACTTGGAAGCCTTAAGAAAAAGTGTTCTGAAGCTGATCAGTACACTTAGGGACTCTCCTAAGATCAATTCTTATCCAGGAAAGGAAGATCATTTGTGGATCATTTTAGAAATGGTCTCCTCAAAGATAAGTTTTATCAAGAGCAATGAAGAAATAAGTATCAAAATCTGTCTTTATGGTCtggaacatatatattttgatgCTGCAAAAAGTCTTATgtggaaagaaaaaagccactCTTTACCCAGAAGACAttctgagatgaacagagaattggAGGAAATAAATGAATGTGCTTTTTCTGAGTGGAAGAAGATCTATGATGACTTATCTAAGGATTTAAACAATGAATCAACTCCCACTGTGGGACTTGAAGAAAGTGATATGATTGCTTCCAGACAGTCAGCTCTAGTTAGTGTACCAAACTGTAAGCTGAACACCACTTGGCTTTCATACCCAGATATCTGTTGTATTAGTGAGATCCTGGATCAAGCTAAATCTGCAGACCTGGAGAAATTACAGGACCTCACTCTCAGATGTACAGTTcacttagaaattttaaaaaaatacttccaGATGCTGCAAGAAGATAACatagataatatttttatcactgaagaaaatgttttggATATGTTAAACCACAACCATGGAGCTGTCATTTTAAAGCCTGAAGCTATTGAAATTTATATTGAAACTGTCATGCTTTCAGAAaccattcattttcttaaaaattcaatAGCAAAGAAACTACACAATCAGAGGTTTCGAGGTATGCTCTGGTTTGATTGGTCTCTTCTTCCTGAGCTTGTTGGCTGTCAAGAAGAAATGGCTTCCTTTCCACTTGATAACAACCAAACAGATTGCCTTTGGAAAGTGATAGAGAATGCTATTTCTCACCTTAAGGAAGAGCTAGGTGTTGTCTGTGACTACAGTGAAGCTGTTAATTGTTCCTATGCTCTACGTTTATTCTCCAGAGAACTTAAGGAACTTTCAGGAATTAAAAGGCTTCTAAATACTTCTGAGTATTCAGTTTCCACATATATTGACGTGGTACCACATACTGCATCTGTAAACTATGGAAATACTGTGACAGAATTGGAGCATAACTACAACCAGCTTTTTATATTACTCAAAAATATAATGTCTGTCCCTCAAAAAGATTTTGGAAAAATGGTTCATATTATAAAAGTTCTGAAGACAATTGAACATATGAAGATGATAAGTGCCAAAGATACTAAATTGTCCACACGTCTACTCTTTTTCCAAATGTTGCGTAACAGAAGAAACACTTTGcaactaaacagaaaagaaaggatgaCTACTCCCATTAGAGAACCCGAAGAGAACAGCAGTGAGCCCGGTGGTTCTGTGCAGACACCTGCTGCTGCAGAGTACACAGTAAGAAACATTTCAAGTTCCTCTAAAAAACGACCTGTGACTGCAGACAAACATGAAATCTCTCAGGGAAAAGGAAATACTGGTGCTGTTTCCAATCATAAAAAGCAAAAG GTTAACATGAAAGATATAAGCAGACCAAAGACAGTATCCGAGAATCCAAG GACTACAGAATCTCATCCCAAAGATGACAGTTTGAAAAGAGACTCTGCATCTCCAGAGACAGTCAAAAGACAAAGCTCAACACCTGGCTCGTTTTCACCTTCTGAGAATGTACAAGACTCTTGCACACCCAAGtcagaaagcaaagtaaaacTGACAGATAGTTCATCTGATGTTTCAGAGTATCTCACTGAACAGCACGAAAACTTAAATGGCATAACGAAAAGAAACGTGAATTTTAGTGCTGCTGAAACAAATGATAAGGAAGACCGTCTTTTGGTAACTTGTGACCAAAATGATATAGATGTCACTTTCTCACCTGACAGCACACCTGCAGAGAAGTTGCATGAAAACCCTACAGATCACACACAGATCTGTCCTTCAGATATTGGAGCACGAAATGATAGCCCTCTTGTGCCTAATGCATCATTGCCTACTTCCCATCCCGTGAGGGCTATCCATAGCCATCTTGAAATGAATGATACAGTCTTTGAACATGAAGATAGTGAAATACTAGATTTGTCTATTAAAGATTGTACATGTACCAGCTCTCCAGAACCTGTGTGTATCCAGGAAAAAATTCCTGTCTTGCAAGTATATCAAACACAGCCTATAAAAACCAAGTCACCAGAAAAGTATATAAAAGATGCACCGAATCCCAGAACCACACCATTTGGCTCATATGAGAACTCAGCCGTTGGTGTGAGTCAAACAGCACGGCACACTGAAAAGGGTGGAAAGAGCCCAGAAGTCCTGACTCAGAAAGTTGGCACATCCTGGAGTGCACCTCCACAGTCCACATGCACTGCAGTGTATAATTCTCCTGAGTATTCCTTTGGAACTTCATATCCATACTGTGCCTGGCGTTTTTATCAGTACAGCAGCAGCAATGGCACTGCCGTTACTCACACATACCAAGAGATGACAACATATGAGACAGCTCCTCCTCCCATGATGACCGCAGTTGCAAGTGCTGTCCAGAACACGCATTTTAATCATTCATACTCCGAACATTTTGGTTACTTTGCTATACAACCGCAAGCAAATGCCTGCGTCCCAGGAAATGGCTATTCTCCATCTCCCATGCCTGTTTCTTACAATTATCAACAACCAGTTTATTCACAGTTTGCATCTCATCAGCTGGTACCACAAGCTGCGCATCCTTATCCTCCTAACCCTGGTGTACTTCCACAAGTGCCTTGGACTTATG CTCCATGGCAGCAGGACCCATTTCCACCAAGGCGTTACGAATAA